One stretch of Haladaptatus sp. R4 DNA includes these proteins:
- a CDS encoding elongation factor EF-2, whose product MGRRKKIVEQCERLMDKPEQIRNIAIAAHVDHGKTTLTDNLLAGAGMIADQGEATQLMMDTEEDEQERGITIDAANVSMTHEYEDKDHLINLIDTPGHVDFGGDVTRAMRAVDGALVVVDAVEGAMPQTETVVRQALREGVKPALFINKVDRLISELQEGPEEMQRRLLNVIDDVNELIRGMTEDMDDVDDWTVSVEEGTVGFGSALYKWGVSMPSMQATGMDFGDIMDLERNDKRQELHERTPLSDVILDMVCEHFPDPIEAQPRRIPRVWRGDDESELAEQMRLVDPDGEVVLMATDIGIDPHAGEIAAGRVFSGTLEKGQDLYVSGTAGTNRVQSVGIYMGGEREEVERVPAGNIAAVTGLKDAIAGSTVSSVEMTPFESIEHISEPVITKSVEAKSMDDLPKLIETLRQVSKEDPTIQIDINEDTGEHLISGQGELHLEVITQRIERNQGIPVTTGEPIVVFREKVQGATTEVEGISPNRHNRFYLTVEPLSDDIVEKLKLGEVSMDMPEQERREVLQEAGMDKDISQNVEEIHGSNILIDNTKGIQHLNETMELVIEGLEEALDNGPLAGEPVEGTLIKLNDARLHEDTIHRGPAQVIPAVRQAVHNALIHGHVKLLEPIQNVRIDVPNDHMGAASGEIQGRRGRVDDMYQEGDLMVVEGIAPVDEMIGFSSDIRSATEGRASWNTENAGFRFMADNLQRETIMEIRERKGMKLELPQAVDYF is encoded by the coding sequence ATGGGTAGACGAAAGAAAATCGTCGAACAGTGTGAGCGGCTCATGGACAAGCCGGAACAGATCCGGAACATCGCCATCGCCGCCCACGTCGACCACGGTAAAACGACGCTGACGGACAACCTTCTCGCTGGTGCGGGCATGATCGCCGACCAAGGCGAAGCCACCCAGTTGATGATGGACACGGAGGAGGACGAGCAGGAACGCGGTATCACCATCGACGCGGCAAACGTCTCGATGACCCACGAGTACGAGGACAAAGACCACCTCATCAACCTCATCGACACGCCGGGTCACGTCGACTTCGGTGGCGACGTGACCCGTGCGATGCGTGCCGTCGACGGTGCGCTCGTCGTCGTGGACGCTGTCGAAGGCGCAATGCCGCAGACGGAGACCGTCGTCCGACAGGCGCTCCGCGAGGGCGTTAAGCCAGCCCTGTTCATCAACAAAGTGGACCGACTCATCTCGGAACTCCAAGAGGGTCCCGAGGAGATGCAACGCCGCCTGCTCAACGTCATCGACGACGTGAACGAGCTGATCCGCGGCATGACCGAGGACATGGACGACGTGGACGACTGGACCGTCTCCGTCGAAGAGGGAACCGTCGGATTCGGGTCGGCACTCTACAAGTGGGGTGTCTCCATGCCGTCGATGCAAGCGACGGGCATGGACTTCGGGGACATCATGGACCTCGAACGCAACGACAAGCGCCAAGAACTCCACGAGCGAACGCCGCTGTCGGACGTCATCCTCGACATGGTCTGTGAACACTTCCCGGACCCCATCGAGGCGCAACCGCGACGTATCCCACGCGTCTGGCGTGGTGACGACGAGTCCGAACTCGCAGAGCAGATGCGACTCGTGGACCCGGACGGCGAAGTCGTCCTGATGGCCACCGACATCGGTATCGACCCGCACGCTGGCGAAATCGCCGCCGGTCGTGTCTTCTCCGGAACGCTGGAGAAAGGCCAAGACCTCTACGTCTCGGGAACCGCCGGAACGAACCGCGTTCAGAGCGTCGGTATCTACATGGGTGGCGAACGCGAGGAAGTGGAGCGCGTCCCTGCCGGGAACATCGCGGCAGTCACCGGTCTGAAAGACGCTATCGCCGGTTCGACGGTATCGAGCGTGGAGATGACGCCGTTCGAGTCCATCGAACACATCAGCGAACCCGTCATCACGAAGTCCGTCGAGGCAAAGAGCATGGACGACCTGCCGAAACTCATCGAGACGCTTCGACAGGTCTCCAAAGAGGACCCGACCATCCAGATCGACATCAACGAGGACACGGGTGAACACCTCATCAGCGGACAGGGTGAACTCCACCTCGAAGTCATCACCCAGCGTATCGAGCGCAACCAGGGAATTCCGGTGACGACTGGTGAGCCTATCGTCGTCTTCCGCGAGAAGGTCCAAGGAGCGACCACCGAAGTCGAAGGTATCTCCCCGAACCGCCACAACCGGTTCTACCTCACGGTTGAACCGCTGTCGGACGATATCGTCGAGAAGCTGAAACTCGGGGAGGTTTCGATGGACATGCCCGAACAGGAGCGCCGTGAAGTGCTCCAAGAGGCTGGCATGGACAAGGATATCAGCCAGAATGTCGAGGAGATTCACGGGTCGAACATCCTCATCGACAACACGAAAGGTATCCAGCACCTGAACGAGACGATGGAACTCGTCATCGAAGGTCTGGAAGAGGCGCTCGACAACGGTCCGCTCGCTGGCGAACCCGTCGAGGGAACGCTCATCAAGCTCAACGACGCACGTCTCCACGAGGACACCATCCACCGTGGTCCGGCACAGGTCATCCCTGCGGTCCGGCAAGCAGTGCACAACGCACTCATCCACGGTCACGTCAAACTCCTCGAACCGATTCAGAACGTCCGTATCGACGTTCCGAACGACCACATGGGTGCCGCGTCCGGCGAGATTCAGGGTCGCCGTGGCCGCGTGGACGACATGTACCAAGAGGGTGACCTCATGGTCGTCGAGGGTATCGCGCCCGTCGACGAGATGATCGGGTTCTCCTCGGACATCCGCAGTGCGACGGAAGGTCGTGCGTCGTGGAACACGGAGAACGCCGGGTTCCGCTTTATGGCGGACAACCTCCAGCGCGAGACCATCATGGAGATCCGAGAGCGCAAAGGCATGAAGTTGGAACTCCCGCAGGCCGTCGATTACTTCTAA
- the rpsJ gene encoding 30S ribosomal protein S10 produces the protein MQQARVRLAGANPSDLDDICDDVREIAEKTGVSLSGPIPLPTKTLEIPTRKSPDGEGTATWEHWEMRVHKRLIDLDADERALRQLMRIQVPNDVSIEIVLED, from the coding sequence ATGCAGCAAGCACGTGTCCGACTCGCAGGAGCCAACCCCTCGGACCTCGACGACATCTGCGACGATGTCCGTGAGATCGCCGAGAAGACCGGCGTCTCCCTGAGCGGTCCGATTCCGCTCCCGACGAAGACGCTGGAGATCCCGACGCGCAAGTCGCCCGACGGAGAGGGCACTGCGACGTGGGAACACTGGGAGATGCGCGTCCACAAGCGCCTCATCGACCTCGACGCCGATGAACGCGCGCTTCGACAGTTGATGCGCATTCAGGTTCCGAACGACGTCAGCATCGAGATCGTCCTCGAAGACTGA
- a CDS encoding 30S ribosomal protein S7, whose translation MSAEEEEQPEAEAEEEVGTEGDEMAAKLFGTWDVSNIEFNDPSTERYINITPVAHTMGRHASKQFQKSEVSIVERLINRLMQTEENTGKKQQTMKIVRSAFDIVHDRTEENPVQVLVRAVENAAPREETVRLKYGGISVPKAVDVAPQRRVDQSLKFIAEGALGASFKTSTDAEEALASQLIGAADYDVQTYAVNQKEEKERVAAAAR comes from the coding sequence ATGAGTGCAGAAGAAGAAGAACAACCGGAAGCGGAAGCGGAAGAGGAAGTCGGCACCGAAGGCGACGAGATGGCGGCGAAGCTGTTCGGTACGTGGGACGTCTCGAACATCGAGTTCAACGACCCCAGCACCGAGCGCTACATCAACATCACGCCCGTCGCGCACACGATGGGCCGCCACGCATCGAAGCAGTTCCAGAAGAGCGAGGTCAGCATCGTCGAGCGCCTCATCAACCGTCTCATGCAGACGGAGGAGAACACGGGCAAGAAACAGCAGACGATGAAAATCGTCCGCTCCGCGTTCGACATCGTTCACGACCGTACCGAGGAGAACCCCGTTCAGGTTCTCGTCCGTGCAGTCGAGAACGCCGCCCCGCGTGAGGAGACCGTCCGCCTGAAGTACGGTGGTATCTCGGTCCCGAAGGCAGTCGACGTCGCGCCCCAGCGCCGCGTCGACCAGTCCCTGAAATTCATCGCGGAAGGCGCGCTCGGCGCGTCCTTCAAGACGTCCACCGACGCTGAAGAGGCACTCGCCTCCCAGCTTATCGGCGCTGCGGACTACGACGTCCAGACCTACGCGGTCAACCAGAAAGAAGAGAAAGAGCGCGTCGCCGCCGCGGCCCGCTAA
- the rpoA2 gene encoding DNA-directed RNA polymerase subunit A'' has product MTNVTDDMEAIVEDTDLPRRLKDEVYETIESRDGVSLEQVTDIAKAVEHRYLDTRVDPLDPVGTVSAQSIGEPGTQMTMNTFHYAGVAEMDVTQGLPRLIELVDARKTPDTPIMTVYLEDEYAENREKAHEVVWNIEATKILALGDISTNVADMIVSINLNEDTLEERMITPDEVASIIEDSLGVQTTQQGTVIEFGPDQPSYRKLLQLVEELREIVFKGIEEISRVVIRRESLDDGEEFVLYTEGSAFADALEIEGVDASRTTCNNIHEIYRTLGVEAARESIIEETMDTLEEQGLDDVNVRHLMLVSDIMTNRGTIESIGRHGISGSKESVLARAAFEVTVNHLLDAAIHGEIDDLNGVIENVIVGKPIKLGTGDVNLRMGSVSRGAEPSD; this is encoded by the coding sequence ATGACTAACGTAACAGACGATATGGAAGCCATCGTCGAGGATACGGACCTTCCCCGACGACTCAAGGACGAAGTGTACGAGACCATCGAATCCCGCGATGGCGTCTCGCTCGAACAGGTAACGGACATCGCCAAAGCGGTCGAACACCGCTACCTCGACACCCGTGTCGACCCGCTCGACCCCGTGGGGACGGTGAGTGCCCAATCCATCGGGGAACCGGGAACGCAGATGACGATGAACACGTTCCACTACGCTGGTGTGGCGGAGATGGACGTGACACAGGGGCTTCCGCGCCTCATCGAACTGGTGGACGCACGGAAGACGCCCGACACGCCCATCATGACGGTGTACCTCGAAGACGAGTACGCCGAAAACCGAGAGAAGGCTCACGAAGTCGTCTGGAACATCGAGGCGACGAAAATCCTCGCGCTCGGTGACATCTCGACGAACGTCGCCGACATGATCGTGTCCATCAACCTGAACGAGGACACGCTCGAAGAGCGGATGATCACCCCGGACGAGGTCGCCTCCATCATCGAGGACAGCCTGGGCGTGCAGACGACCCAGCAGGGAACTGTCATCGAGTTCGGTCCCGACCAGCCGAGTTACCGCAAGCTACTCCAGTTGGTCGAGGAACTCCGCGAAATCGTGTTCAAGGGAATCGAGGAGATCTCCCGCGTCGTCATCCGCCGCGAATCGCTCGACGACGGCGAGGAGTTCGTCCTCTACACGGAAGGGTCGGCGTTCGCCGACGCGCTCGAAATCGAGGGCGTGGATGCCTCCCGAACGACGTGTAACAACATCCACGAGATCTATCGGACGCTCGGCGTGGAGGCGGCCCGCGAGTCCATCATCGAGGAGACGATGGACACGCTCGAAGAGCAGGGTCTCGACGACGTGAACGTTCGTCACCTGATGCTCGTGTCCGACATCATGACCAACCGCGGGACGATCGAGTCCATCGGTCGTCACGGTATCTCCGGCAGCAAGGAGTCCGTCCTCGCGCGTGCAGCGTTCGAGGTGACGGTGAACCACCTGCTCGACGCCGCCATCCACGGCGAAATCGACGACTTGAACGGCGTCATCGAGAACGTCATCGTCGGCAAGCCGATCAAACTCGGAACCGGTGACGTGAACCTCCGGATGGGCTCGGTTAGTCGCGGCGCGGAACCCTCCGACTGA
- a CDS encoding homoserine dehydrogenase: MKLAVFGAGAVGRSVAELAAEYGHTVTALTDSSGAVVDADGIGVESVLARKQSDGTVGDADPETALESEYDVLVEATPTTLGDAQPGFGHAREAFARDRHVVLANKGPVAERYDELRAHERDSEGSLLFEATVGGAIPVLSTIEDVGADNVTAVRGVLNGTANFVLSRMATERLSYEHVLAEAQDLGVAEADPSFDVDGTDAALKCAILANVLFDGGHTLSDADVDGIRDLPGSALELAAEDGWTIRLVGEVARDGVSVGPRLVPENGTLAVSGTRNIVQFETKYAGRLNISGRGAGGPETATAVLADVTRLERES; encoded by the coding sequence ATGAAACTCGCGGTGTTCGGAGCCGGTGCTGTCGGTCGGTCCGTAGCCGAACTGGCGGCCGAGTACGGCCACACGGTGACGGCGCTCACTGATTCGTCGGGTGCCGTCGTGGACGCGGACGGTATCGGTGTGGAGTCTGTACTCGCGCGCAAGCAGAGCGACGGAACCGTCGGGGACGCCGACCCCGAAACGGCGCTCGAAAGCGAGTACGACGTGCTCGTCGAGGCGACGCCGACCACCCTCGGCGATGCACAACCCGGTTTCGGCCACGCGCGCGAAGCGTTCGCCAGGGACCGTCACGTCGTGCTGGCGAACAAGGGACCGGTGGCGGAACGATACGACGAACTGCGTGCGCACGAACGCGACAGCGAAGGAAGTCTCCTGTTCGAAGCGACTGTCGGCGGTGCGATTCCCGTACTCTCGACCATCGAGGACGTCGGCGCGGACAACGTCACGGCCGTTCGCGGCGTACTCAACGGGACGGCCAACTTCGTTCTCTCGCGGATGGCCACCGAGCGACTGAGCTACGAACACGTCCTCGCCGAAGCACAGGATTTGGGAGTGGCCGAAGCCGACCCATCGTTCGACGTGGACGGGACGGACGCCGCGCTGAAATGCGCCATCCTCGCCAACGTACTGTTCGACGGTGGACACACGCTTTCGGACGCGGACGTCGATGGAATCCGCGATTTGCCGGGGAGTGCGCTCGAACTGGCGGCCGAGGACGGGTGGACCATTCGGCTGGTCGGCGAAGTCGCCCGGGACGGTGTCAGCGTCGGTCCGCGTCTCGTCCCCGAAAACGGGACGCTCGCGGTGTCCGGAACCCGGAATATCGTCCAATTCGAGACGAAGTACGCCGGACGACTCAACATCAGCGGACGCGGTGCGGGCGGCCCCGAAACGGCGACGGCAGTGCTGGCCGACGTGACGCGGCTCGAACGCGAATCGTAG
- a CDS encoding amino acid-binding protein encodes MADHDEGRVQAYTVRLELSDEPGQLLRALKPIADHGGNLLSVFHERGSLTPRGNIPVEVDFECHPNRFETIVAALRTASINVIRAGAERYDEEITVILTGHIIDTDVSDTLSRITTESNASVVDISLSAPEGTSDVSSARLRLATDSTETNDVLDTVATIAGEKELRVIQPLTDGEAVA; translated from the coding sequence ATGGCGGATCACGACGAGGGGCGCGTACAAGCATACACGGTTCGGCTGGAACTATCGGACGAACCGGGTCAACTGCTCCGTGCCTTGAAACCTATCGCCGACCACGGTGGCAACTTGCTCAGCGTCTTTCACGAACGCGGGTCGCTCACACCACGCGGCAACATTCCGGTCGAAGTGGATTTCGAATGTCATCCGAACCGGTTCGAGACCATCGTCGCGGCGCTTCGAACCGCGAGCATCAACGTCATTCGAGCGGGTGCGGAACGATACGACGAGGAGATTACCGTCATCCTCACGGGGCATATCATCGATACCGACGTTTCGGACACGCTCTCCAGAATCACGACGGAATCGAACGCTTCCGTCGTCGATATCTCTCTGTCCGCACCCGAAGGGACGAGCGACGTGTCGAGTGCTCGACTGCGCCTCGCCACGGATTCCACCGAGACGAACGACGTTCTCGACACGGTGGCCACCATCGCCGGTGAGAAGGAATTACGCGTCATCCAGCCGCTGACGGACGGGGAGGCGGTAGCATGA
- a CDS encoding 30S ribosomal protein S12 → MANGKYAARKLKKDRQKHRWSDSDYARRERGLGEKSDPLEGAPQGRGIVLEKVGIEAKQPNSAIRKCVRVQLIKNGKQVSAFCPGDGAISFIDEHDEVTIAGIGGAKGRAMGDISGVNYKVEKVNGVSLKELVRGNAEKPVR, encoded by the coding sequence ATGGCGAACGGCAAGTACGCAGCTCGTAAGCTGAAGAAGGACCGCCAGAAGCATCGGTGGTCTGACTCCGATTACGCCCGACGTGAGCGTGGTCTCGGGGAGAAATCCGATCCCCTCGAAGGCGCGCCGCAGGGCCGAGGTATCGTGCTGGAGAAAGTGGGCATCGAAGCGAAGCAGCCCAACTCCGCGATCCGAAAGTGTGTTCGTGTCCAGCTCATCAAGAACGGAAAGCAGGTCTCCGCGTTCTGTCCCGGTGACGGCGCGATTTCGTTCATCGACGAGCACGACGAGGTCACCATCGCCGGTATCGGTGGTGCGAAAGGTCGTGCGATGGGTGACATCTCCGGTGTCAACTACAAGGTCGAGAAGGTCAACGGCGTGAGCCTGAAAGAACTGGTTCGCGGAAACGCGGAGAAACCGGTCCGATAA
- a CDS encoding AbrB/MazE/SpoVT family DNA-binding domain-containing protein, with protein sequence MSEFETTVNSSYSATIPAEVREQIDLEPGDRLHWTVDEDGRLVAEIIRERMGHMADMEPIDMGETDAVEETEVRSYEYD encoded by the coding sequence ATGTCTGAATTCGAAACGACGGTGAATAGCAGCTACTCGGCGACGATCCCCGCCGAGGTACGCGAACAGATCGACCTCGAACCCGGCGACCGGTTGCATTGGACCGTGGACGAAGATGGCCGACTCGTGGCCGAAATCATCCGCGAACGCATGGGGCACATGGCCGACATGGAACCCATCGACATGGGCGAAACCGACGCTGTGGAGGAAACTGAAGTGCGCTCCTACGAGTACGACTGA
- a CDS encoding helix-turn-helix domain-containing protein, whose protein sequence is MSQHEREADWSGLLSDIDAQIPPAEGVPEARSNEKSDLLTFLGSAYMLKVLHEFVLDPGPWRFNELRERLDVPPTTLTNRLKELTDAGLVVRESYDEIPPRVEYTATEKLLDFRPVFGCLGIWVEKHGWEEVRSEAPEES, encoded by the coding sequence GTGAGCCAACACGAACGTGAGGCGGACTGGAGTGGTCTCCTCTCGGATATCGATGCTCAAATACCTCCCGCGGAGGGTGTCCCCGAAGCGAGGTCCAACGAGAAATCGGATTTGCTCACCTTTTTGGGCAGCGCATACATGCTCAAGGTCCTGCACGAGTTCGTACTGGACCCCGGCCCGTGGCGGTTCAACGAACTTCGGGAGCGGCTGGACGTTCCCCCGACGACGCTCACGAACCGGTTGAAGGAGTTGACGGACGCGGGGCTCGTCGTACGCGAGTCGTACGACGAGATTCCACCGCGAGTCGAGTACACGGCAACCGAGAAGCTGCTCGATTTCAGGCCCGTATTCGGCTGTCTCGGGATATGGGTGGAGAAGCACGGCTGGGAGGAGGTTCGTTCAGAGGCTCCGGAAGAATCGTAA
- a CDS encoding rhomboid family intramembrane serine protease, with translation MRLSRSPTIQTLAVCLVVFVVQSAVRFVSPALALGLFALSPPVAGHVWTLPLSVYSHAGFAHLFSNAVALVLVGFIVERGTTTARYHAFFLTVGMAAGLVQVWVTELFSSQVPAVLGASGAILGLYGYLIASNDISEAVFGRLRLSRRAQVLIVVVFTTLVTLMTAAPGVALLAHFTGFALGLIAGRLHILRTETQATSNARMVQ, from the coding sequence ATGCGTCTTTCCCGCTCACCGACGATTCAGACGCTCGCCGTCTGTCTCGTCGTCTTCGTCGTCCAATCCGCGGTTCGGTTCGTCAGCCCCGCGTTGGCGCTGGGGCTGTTCGCGCTCTCGCCGCCCGTGGCGGGCCACGTGTGGACGCTGCCGCTGAGCGTGTACTCACACGCCGGGTTCGCCCACCTCTTCTCCAACGCCGTCGCGCTGGTGCTCGTCGGGTTCATCGTCGAGCGCGGGACGACGACGGCCCGCTATCACGCCTTCTTCCTCACGGTGGGGATGGCGGCCGGACTGGTGCAGGTGTGGGTGACGGAACTGTTCAGCAGTCAGGTCCCCGCCGTCCTCGGAGCCAGCGGCGCGATTCTCGGCCTGTACGGCTACCTCATCGCCAGCAACGACATCTCGGAGGCCGTGTTCGGCCGCCTACGCCTCTCGCGCCGCGCGCAGGTCCTCATCGTCGTCGTCTTCACGACCCTCGTCACGCTGATGACAGCGGCTCCTGGCGTCGCCCTGCTCGCCCACTTCACCGGCTTCGCACTGGGGCTAATCGCGGGACGCCTTCACATCCTCCGCACCGAAACACAAGCTACAAGTAACGCACGGATGGTACAATAA
- the tuf gene encoding translation elongation factor EF-1 subunit alpha, which produces MSDKPHQNLAVIGHVDHGKSTMVGRLLFETGSVPEHVIEQHREEAEEKGKGGFEFAYVMDNLAEERERGVTIDIAHQEFDTDEYYFTIVDCPGHRDFVKNMITGASQADNAVLVVAADDGVAPQTQEHVFLSKTLGINELIIAVNKMDVVDYKEDTYDDVKEQVSKLLKQVNFKSDDATFVPTSAFEGDNVSESSDNTPWYDGPTLLEALNDLDAPEPPTDADLRLPIQDVYTISGIGTVPVGRVETGTLNVGDNVSFQPSDVGGEVKTVEMHHEEVPKAEPGDNVGFNVRGIGKDDIRRGDVCGPADNPPKVADTFQARIVVMQHPSVITAGYTPVFHAHTAQVACTIESIDAKINPSTGEIAEENPDFIKSGDAATVTVRPQKPLSIEPAGEIPELGSFAIRDMGQTVAAGQVLEVNEK; this is translated from the coding sequence ATGAGCGACAAACCACACCAGAACTTGGCCGTCATCGGCCACGTCGACCACGGTAAAAGCACGATGGTCGGGCGACTCCTCTTCGAGACAGGGAGCGTCCCGGAGCACGTTATCGAACAGCACCGCGAAGAAGCGGAAGAGAAGGGTAAAGGCGGCTTCGAGTTCGCCTACGTGATGGACAACCTCGCAGAGGAGCGAGAGCGTGGTGTCACCATCGACATCGCCCACCAAGAGTTCGACACCGACGAGTACTACTTCACCATCGTCGACTGTCCGGGCCACCGTGACTTCGTGAAGAACATGATCACGGGCGCATCGCAGGCAGACAACGCTGTCCTCGTCGTCGCCGCAGACGACGGTGTCGCGCCCCAGACCCAGGAGCACGTCTTCCTCTCGAAGACGCTCGGTATCAACGAGCTCATCATCGCGGTCAACAAGATGGACGTCGTCGACTACAAGGAAGACACCTACGACGACGTCAAAGAGCAGGTTTCGAAGCTCCTCAAGCAGGTCAACTTCAAGTCCGACGACGCGACGTTCGTCCCCACCTCGGCGTTCGAGGGTGACAACGTCTCCGAGTCCTCGGACAACACGCCTTGGTACGACGGCCCGACGCTGCTCGAGGCCCTCAACGACCTCGACGCACCCGAGCCGCCAACGGACGCAGACCTCCGTCTGCCCATCCAGGACGTCTACACGATTTCCGGAATCGGTACGGTTCCGGTCGGACGTGTCGAGACGGGTACGCTCAACGTGGGCGACAACGTCTCGTTCCAGCCGAGCGACGTCGGTGGCGAAGTGAAGACCGTCGAGATGCACCACGAGGAAGTTCCGAAAGCGGAACCCGGCGACAACGTCGGTTTCAACGTGCGTGGCATCGGCAAGGACGACATCCGTCGCGGTGACGTGTGTGGCCCGGCCGACAACCCGCCGAAAGTGGCCGACACGTTCCAGGCTCGCATCGTCGTGATGCAGCACCCGAGCGTCATCACGGCCGGTTACACGCCGGTCTTCCACGCCCACACGGCGCAGGTCGCGTGTACCATCGAGTCCATCGACGCGAAGATCAACCCGTCCACCGGTGAAATCGCGGAGGAGAACCCCGACTTCATCAAGTCCGGTGACGCAGCAACCGTCACGGTCCGACCGCAAAAGCCACTCAGCATCGAGCCTGCGGGCGAGATTCCGGAACTCGGTTCGTTCGCAATCCGTGACATGGGTCAGACCGTGGCAGCAGGTCAGGTCCTCGAAGTCAACGAGAAGTAA
- a CDS encoding DUF5781 family protein, with protein MDIRVHGSTSPNPFLSASDLFETELDLERPVHVRVRDDPDERTWTAHPDGHHVLNISRQAATSVMARELALHEYSHMARNEQSHPSHTQSTAEALFLAFAGRSVERRKLTHCYQIANHMKDIYADDITLDLGPSDKLVTFLESQLAALVADRPQRLPGRRLTATSDPEMTAVNAAFALAMVERHDLVERDHRLYDLARTASRDAPSVDVQGFKYRFLSLGDDPTESEYRKALVDAAREYVLGGEEGGSEQAAD; from the coding sequence ATGGATATTCGAGTACACGGTTCTACGTCCCCCAACCCGTTCCTCAGTGCCTCCGACCTCTTCGAAACCGAACTCGACCTCGAACGACCCGTTCACGTTCGTGTGCGCGACGATCCGGACGAACGAACGTGGACCGCCCACCCCGACGGCCACCACGTCCTCAACATCTCCCGGCAGGCCGCGACCAGCGTGATGGCCCGCGAACTTGCACTCCACGAGTACTCGCACATGGCCCGTAACGAGCAGTCCCACCCCTCACACACCCAATCGACCGCCGAGGCGCTGTTCCTCGCCTTCGCGGGTCGGTCGGTCGAGCGTCGGAAACTCACTCACTGCTACCAGATCGCCAATCACATGAAGGACATCTACGCCGACGACATCACGCTCGACCTCGGTCCGAGCGACAAACTCGTCACCTTCCTCGAATCGCAACTCGCGGCGCTGGTCGCCGACCGTCCGCAACGACTTCCGGGCCGCCGACTGACCGCGACCTCCGACCCCGAGATGACGGCCGTCAACGCCGCGTTCGCGCTCGCCATGGTCGAGCGCCACGACCTCGTCGAGCGGGACCACCGCCTCTACGACCTCGCCCGAACCGCTTCCCGTGACGCTCCGTCCGTTGACGTACAGGGGTTCAAATACCGCTTCCTCTCGCTCGGCGACGACCCCACCGAGAGCGAGTACCGAAAAGCGCTGGTCGACGCCGCCCGTGAATACGTCCTCGGTGGCGAAGAAGGTGGTTCCGAACAAGCGGCGGACTAG
- a CDS encoding SDR family oxidoreductase has translation MDRTHVVNSDSSAESDAEQSEVALITGANKGIGYETARQLGERGMTVFVSARHEQRGEEATETLREDGIDARFVRLDVTDEATIEAAVRSIEDEFGRLDVLVNNAGVSLGGNSNEGERPPSEVTDGMMRRTYEVNVFGVVAVTHAMLPLLRRAPAGRIVNVSSELGSMALLASSKNRFNELAYNSSKAAVNAMTLVYAAELRDAVLVNAAAPGYTSTALHDFSGGRPVEEGASFVVRAATLPADGPSGQFIGPSEYFEEEHGLQW, from the coding sequence ATGGATCGTACTCACGTGGTCAACTCGGATTCCTCCGCTGAATCTGATGCTGAGCAAAGCGAAGTCGCACTGATCACCGGCGCGAACAAGGGAATCGGATACGAAACTGCTCGGCAGTTAGGCGAACGAGGGATGACGGTTTTCGTCTCGGCGCGTCACGAACAGCGTGGCGAGGAAGCGACGGAGACGCTTCGGGAGGATGGAATCGATGCACGCTTCGTTCGGCTCGACGTGACTGACGAAGCCACCATCGAGGCCGCGGTACGGAGCATCGAAGACGAATTCGGCCGACTCGATGTCTTAGTAAACAACGCCGGGGTCAGCCTTGGCGGTAATTCCAACGAGGGGGAACGACCCCCCAGCGAGGTTACCGACGGGATGATGCGACGGACGTACGAAGTCAACGTCTTCGGGGTCGTTGCCGTGACGCATGCGATGCTTCCGTTGCTTCGCCGGGCACCAGCCGGACGGATAGTGAACGTATCGAGCGAGCTCGGATCCATGGCGCTCCTCGCCAGTTCGAAAAACCGGTTCAACGAACTGGCGTACAATTCGTCGAAAGCAGCGGTGAACGCGATGACGCTTGTCTATGCCGCCGAACTGCGCGACGCGGTTCTCGTGAACGCGGCGGCTCCCGGCTACACCTCGACCGCGCTCCACGATTTCAGCGGCGGTCGTCCCGTCGAAGAGGGAGCGTCGTTCGTCGTCCGTGCGGCAACCCTTCCGGCGGATGGACCGTCGGGACAGTTCATCGGTCCATCGGAGTACTTCGAGGAAGAGCACGGACTCCAGTGGTGA